GCCCATTCGCTTTCGCCGTGCCCGCGCAGGTCGAGCGTCACCGCATGAAATCCGGCCGCCGCGAGCTTGCCCGCGGTTGCGCCCCACGCGTGCCGCGTCTGGCCGCCGCCGTGCAGCAGAAGAACCGGCGGCCGGTCGGGCTCACCGTACGCGTCGGCCGCGAGCACAATTCCGCCGGCGCCCGTCAGCTCGAGGCGGCGTGATGGCGGCAGTGAAGTTCGCGATGGGGGTCGAGGTTCCAAGGTGCTCTTGTGAAAGGTGAAAGACCGGCGCGCGGAAGCTATGCACCGACGGACGGTGGGTCAAGCTCGTGCCGGCCGATGCGCGGTGCATGCGCCGTGCATGCGCCGTGCATGCGTGGTGTATGCGCGGCGTAGCGCGGGCACGCCGCGCAGTGCACAACACCGTCGCGGAGACACCGTTACGCGCCCGACAGGAGTCACTCGATGCCCAAACTCATTTCAGCCCCGAAAACCGTACCGGCCGCAGGCGATCCGCCGAAGAGGATCGACGAGTACGTCGGCCGCATGAACACGGGCGATGCCGGAGTAAGCATCGCGCACATGCGTTCGCCGGCCGGCTGGTCGGAGCCGGGACAGCGTCCGGAATTCCGCGAGATCACGGTCGTGCTCGGCGGCAGGATCAGGGTCGAGCACGAAGGCGGCGTGATGCTGGTCGAGAAGGGACAGGCCGTCATCGCCGAGCCTGGCGAGTGGGTTCGTTACTCGTCGCCGTTCGAAGGCGGCGCCGAATACATGGCGGTCTGCATCGAGGCGTTCTCTCCGCAGACCGTCCATCGCGACGAGTAGCGCGTCAGGACATCTACTTCTTCTTGACGGCCTTCGTCTTCGCGCCGGCCTTTGTTCGTGCCGCCGACGGCAGCGGCGGCCGCACGACCAGCACCGGACAGGGTGCTTCGCGCAGCACGCGTTCAGTGACGCTGCCGAGGATCACGTGGCCGAGTCCGCGACGCCCGTGCGTGGCCATGACGATCAGGCTCGCTCCCGCCTCTTCGGCAGCCTTGCAGACAACTTCGTGCGTGACTCCGGCGCGAATCACGATGCGCGGCAGCGTGCGCGCCTTCATGTGCCGCCGGACCCAGCCTTCGAGCGTCTCGCGCGCCGCGGTCTCGATACTGCGGTCGAGCGACAGGAGGTCGACCGGCGGCGCGAAGTCGGTGAAGAGCAGCGTCGTCGTCTGAGGCACGTGGAGGATCGTCAGCTTCGCGCCCTGCCCTTCGGCCAGGTGGGCAGCGTACTGGACAGCGGCGAAGGACTCGGGCGACAGGTCGGTGGTCGCAAGGATGTGTTTGAAGCGTTTCATCTGGAAAACCTCCTGGTCTCGTCCTCCGGAGACACTGCACGGCCCGTGCCACGCAGGATTCCCGCATTTTCGGCGCTGCAAACCGTGATCTTCGCGAGCGCGCGAACCACGGCGGGCGATATTCTCAACGTCGCGACTCGGCAGCAAGCATTGCGGCGGCATCCGCCGCTCGCTACATCGCTGGGACCCCGCGCATCGGCGATTCTTCGTGCGCACGGCGAGACCGCCGCGAGACGGCGACCGCTCAAAGGAACGGCAAAATGGCTTATCAGAACTACCAGTGCCTCAAGGTTCGGCTCGATCGCGGAGTGTGCTTCGCCACGATCGACCACCCGCCGATCAATCTGTTCGACGTAGCCCTGATGCAGGAGATCGACAGCCTGGGTCGCCAGGTGGAAGCCGATCCGGACGTTCGCGTGATCGTGTTCGACAGCGCCGACCCGGACTTTTTCATTGCCCATGCCGACGTCTCGCTGATCCAGCAGCTGCCCGACAACGCGCCTCCGCGTGCATCCGAGCTCGGGTTCTTCCACGCGATGGTCGACCGCTTCCGCACGATGCCGAAGGTCAGCATCGCAAAGATCGAAGGCCGCACGCGCGGCGGCGGCAGCGAGTTCGTGCTGTCGCTCGACATGCGCTTCGCCGCGCTCGGCAAGGCGGTGCTCGCGCAACCGGAAGTCGCGCTCGGGATTCTTCCGGGAGGAAGCGGCACGCAGCGGCTTCCGCGCCTTTGCGGGCGCGGCCGTGCGCTCGAGATCGTGCTCGGTTGCCAGGACATTCCGGCCGACGTCGCCGAACGATACGGCTACGTCAATCGCGCACTGCCGCCGCATGAGCTCGGACCGTTCGTGAGCGCGCTTGCATACCGGATCGCGTCGTTTCCGCCGCAGGCGGTCGCGCTCGCGAAGTCGCTCGTGAACTCGGCCGAGTATCGCGTCGAAGACGGCCTTCTCGACGAAGCCCACGCGTTCAACCAAACGCTGCCGACGCCGGAAGCCAAAGAGAGGATGGCCGAGTTCCTCGCGCGCGGCGGACAGACGCGCGAGGTCGAGGCCGGCTCGCTCGACGACGTGCTGGTCAAATAGCCGGCAAGCCGGGAGTGAGAGAGGATCGCCGGGGGCGGTCAGGGAAATAGTTTACTGCCAGTCAACGCGTAAGTGGCACGCGGCCGGTGCAGGGATGCACCGGCCGCGCGCTCGTTCTAATGCACCACGCTGACGATGACGGCAGTCTGGTTCGCCGGATTCGGGTCCAGCACCGGGCTCGACGCCGTGGCGGTCACGGTGATGGTCGCACCGGCTGCGGGCACGACGGTGATCGTCTTGTCTTTGTGCCGGCCGACGCTGAGGTCCGCAAGCGTACAGGTGATTCCCGCCGCCGTACCCGTGCAGCCGCTTGGCAGCTTCAGGTCGGTCAGCGCGCCGGTGATCGTCGCCAGGATGGTCACCGCCGGCACGGCACGAGCAGGTCCGAGATTGGTCACGGTCAGCTGGAATTTCAGCTGTTTGCCGGCAGTTGCCGTCCTGGTGTCCTGCGCGACCGACATCGCGAGGTCCGCGCGAGCCGTTTCCAGG
The genomic region above belongs to Candidatus Limnocylindrales bacterium and contains:
- a CDS encoding enoyl-CoA hydratase/isomerase family protein yields the protein MAYQNYQCLKVRLDRGVCFATIDHPPINLFDVALMQEIDSLGRQVEADPDVRVIVFDSADPDFFIAHADVSLIQQLPDNAPPRASELGFFHAMVDRFRTMPKVSIAKIEGRTRGGGSEFVLSLDMRFAALGKAVLAQPEVALGILPGGSGTQRLPRLCGRGRALEIVLGCQDIPADVAERYGYVNRALPPHELGPFVSALAYRIASFPPQAVALAKSLVNSAEYRVEDGLLDEAHAFNQTLPTPEAKERMAEFLARGGQTREVEAGSLDDVLVK
- a CDS encoding universal stress protein, which gives rise to MKRFKHILATTDLSPESFAAVQYAAHLAEGQGAKLTILHVPQTTTLLFTDFAPPVDLLSLDRSIETAARETLEGWVRRHMKARTLPRIVIRAGVTHEVVCKAAEEAGASLIVMATHGRRGLGHVILGSVTERVLREAPCPVLVVRPPLPSAARTKAGAKTKAVKKK